A genomic stretch from Xiphophorus maculatus strain JP 163 A chromosome 14, X_maculatus-5.0-male, whole genome shotgun sequence includes:
- the LOC111610790 gene encoding uncharacterized protein LOC111610790 isoform X3 produces the protein MINGKGKVPSNCQRNINLLTFDPDGDHVQCRHGSGSDECSTCTPPSVLSLSSSCSLSFSPTNSSDEGSYAVQLVMEDFPSQTINMTDYTGSTVSINSSSSMSRIPVQFVFKVDPAAPSCTAGEYLPRFLPPTPEHGAQFFINVNEMIEINIRAEATQSVITELLFSGPFNMIKNSSGSGNFTLRWTPSDSQNDDNESHPICFVVQATASSSIYQSELRCVIVRVGNIPFIATPSPPKTSRLTVLKLKISTTLSLKDNKDKIEKAIKDELIRRGLPPDIKVRLLSDGSVKVNN, from the exons ATGATCAATGGAAAAGGCAA agTTCCCTCAAACTGTCAGAGAAATATCAActtgttgacctttgaccctgatgGAGACCATGTTCAATGCAGACATGGATCAGGTTCCGATGAGTGCTCCACCTGCACACCTCCGTCTGTCCTCAGTCTCTCATCG TCTTGTTCTCTATCATTCAGTCCAACCAACAGCAGTGATGAAGGTTCATATGCAGTTCAGCTGGTGATGGAGGATTTTCCCAGTCAGACCATCAATATGACTGATTACACTGGTTCAACAGTGTCGATAAACTCCAGCAGTTCTATGAGCAGAATCCCTGTCCAGTTTGTTTTCAAAG TGGATCCTGCAGCTCCGTCCTGCACAGCAGGTGAATATCTGCCCAGGTTTCTGCCTCCAACTCCTGAACATGGAGCTCAGTTCTTCATAAACGTTAATGAGATGATAGAAATCAACATCAGAGCAGAGGCGACTCAGTCTGT GATCACTGAGCTCCTGTTCAGCGGACCGTTCAACATGATCAAGAATTCATCTGGTTCAGGAAATTTCACCCTGAGATGGACGCCGTCTGACAGTCAAAATGATGATAATGAAAGCCATCCCATCTGTTTTGTTGTCCAGGCAAC TGCCTCCAGTTCTATCTACCAGTCTGAGCTTCGATGTGTCATTGTGAGGGTTGGAAACA TACCTTTCATAGCAACTCCAAGTCCTCCTAAAACAT CTCGTCTTACGGTTCTGAAGCTGAAGATCTCGACTACGCTATCACTGAAAgacaataaagataaaattgAGAAAGCG attAAAGATGAACTGATCAGACGAGGGCTGCCTCCAGACATAAAGGTCCGCCTGCTGAGCGACGGTTCAGTGAAGGTTAATAACTAA
- the LOC111610790 gene encoding uncharacterized protein LOC111610790 isoform X1: MFLSVLLVMMMMVRWTEAGYTGTVLSHTSKDVQGNIHTTVHRFKFGHSSCGELESWLCSGCTQKIDESSGEWCLREYTTWGSWSFNYYNYGWYYGIYWINNRNGISSPVTQMFVEGRKRSDINRPNSSPQTGILPVMRVPSNCQRNINLLTFDPDGDHVQCRHGSGSDECSTCTPPSVLSLSSSCSLSFSPTNSSDEGSYAVQLVMEDFPSQTINMTDYTGSTVSINSSSSMSRIPVQFVFKVDPAAPSCTAGEYLPRFLPPTPEHGAQFFINVNEMIEINIRAEATQSVITELLFSGPFNMIKNSSGSGNFTLRWTPSDSQNDDNESHPICFVVQATASSSIYQSELRCVIVRVGNIPFIATPSPPKTSRLTVLKLKISTTLSLKDNKDKIEKAIKDELIRRGLPPDIKVRLLSDGSVKVNN, encoded by the exons ATGtttctctctgtgctgctggtgatgatgatgatggtcaGATGGACAGAAGCTGGTTATACTGGTACTGTGTTATCTCACACCTCTAAAGATGTACAAGGAAACATTCATACA ACTGTGCATCGCTTTAAGTTTGGCCACAGCTCATGTGGAGAGCTTGAGTCATGGCTTTGTTCTGGCTGTACTCAGAAGATTGATGAAAGCAGCGGTGAATGGTGTCTGAGAGAGTATACCACGTGGGGCAGTTGGAGTTTCAATTATTACAACTATGG gTGGTATTATGGAATATAttggataaacaacagaaacgGCATTTCTTCTCCCGTCACTCAGATGTTTGTTGAAGGGAGAAAACGATCTGACATTAACAGACCGAATTCATCACCACAAACCGGCATCCTTCCTGTTATGag agTTCCCTCAAACTGTCAGAGAAATATCAActtgttgacctttgaccctgatgGAGACCATGTTCAATGCAGACATGGATCAGGTTCCGATGAGTGCTCCACCTGCACACCTCCGTCTGTCCTCAGTCTCTCATCG TCTTGTTCTCTATCATTCAGTCCAACCAACAGCAGTGATGAAGGTTCATATGCAGTTCAGCTGGTGATGGAGGATTTTCCCAGTCAGACCATCAATATGACTGATTACACTGGTTCAACAGTGTCGATAAACTCCAGCAGTTCTATGAGCAGAATCCCTGTCCAGTTTGTTTTCAAAG TGGATCCTGCAGCTCCGTCCTGCACAGCAGGTGAATATCTGCCCAGGTTTCTGCCTCCAACTCCTGAACATGGAGCTCAGTTCTTCATAAACGTTAATGAGATGATAGAAATCAACATCAGAGCAGAGGCGACTCAGTCTGT GATCACTGAGCTCCTGTTCAGCGGACCGTTCAACATGATCAAGAATTCATCTGGTTCAGGAAATTTCACCCTGAGATGGACGCCGTCTGACAGTCAAAATGATGATAATGAAAGCCATCCCATCTGTTTTGTTGTCCAGGCAAC TGCCTCCAGTTCTATCTACCAGTCTGAGCTTCGATGTGTCATTGTGAGGGTTGGAAACA TACCTTTCATAGCAACTCCAAGTCCTCCTAAAACAT CTCGTCTTACGGTTCTGAAGCTGAAGATCTCGACTACGCTATCACTGAAAgacaataaagataaaattgAGAAAGCG attAAAGATGAACTGATCAGACGAGGGCTGCCTCCAGACATAAAGGTCCGCCTGCTGAGCGACGGTTCAGTGAAGGTTAATAACTAA
- the LOC111610907 gene encoding mucin-2-like translates to MFLSVVLLLLLLVSHSYAAHFYGVMMTYDPKEAYLNGSTSVELHYKVSYDQCIYTDTWSCTGNCGTETQILGLTKVDEIIGEWCQREAVTSRQLTSNSPLTLQFASGNWLSNIQNIINWKAVTNVELRIRSDISKANTSPQTTILPALRVPINCQRNISMLAFDPDGDDVRCRFASLALSECVTCTTPSDLSISPSSCTLSFSSSASSSQGSYVVQMVMEDFPLQNITLTQTSGSQVQRTNSDAISTIPIQFVLKVDAAAPSCTEGQYLPRFLSPTPNNRAQLYTPASQILVITISSQATQATSTELLYSGPHNVTKSSLGSGSFTLTWKPSVAEDGESHPICFIVQATVSSSRYQSELRCVIVTVGNSPSATVAIPIATTTTQSPTTTTQSPTTTTQSPTTTTQSPTTTTESPTTTTQSPTTTTQSPTTTTQSPTTTTESPTTTTESPTTTTESPTTTTQSPTTTTQSPTTTTQSPTTTTQSPTTTTQSPTTTTQSPTTTTQSPTTTTQSPTTTTKSPTTTTQSPTTTTQSPTTTTESPTTTTESPTTTTESPTTTTQSPTTTTQSPTTTTQSPTTTTQSPTTTTQSPTTTTQSPTTTTQSPTTTTQSPTTTTQSPTTTTQSPTTTTQSPTTTTQSPTTTTQLPTMTTQLPTTTTQLPTTTTPTPTTTTQDPTTTTKPPTTITAKATPPPTNSTPASGPYYVVALNGKISTSLSLENDHETIVKQIKDELVRRGLPPTMIVRLLRVVATSR, encoded by the exons ATGTTCCTCtctgtggttctgctgctgctgctgctggtcagcCATTCATACGCTGCACATTTCTATGGCGTCATGATGACCTACGACCCAAAGGAGGCTTACCTAAACGGATCTACTTCT GTTGAGCTTCACTACAAAGTGAGCTATGACCAATGCATATACACTGACACTTGGTCTTGCACTGGAAACTGTGGGACTGAGACCCAGATCCTTGGTTTAACCAAAGTTGATGAAATTATTGGTGAATGGTGCCAGAGAGAAGCAGTGACGTCTCGACAGCTGACAAGCAACTCTCCACTTACACTTCA ATTTGCAAGTGGAAACTGGCTAAGTAACATACAGAATATCATAAACTGGAAAGCTGTGACTAATGTTGAACTAAGGATCCGATCTGACATCAGCAAAGCCAACACATCACCGCAGACAACCATCCTCCCAGCTCTGAG AGTTCCTATAAACTGTCAGAGAAACATAAGCATGTTGGCCTTTGACCCCGATGGAGACGATGTTAGATGCAGATTTGCCTCCCTTGCCTTGTCAGAGTGTGTCACCTGCACGACTCCATCTGACCTCAGCATCTCACCT tCCTCCTGTACTTTATCGTTCAGCTCATCTGCAAGCAGCAGCCAAGGTTCATATGTGGTCCAGATGGTGATGGAGGACTTTCCCCTGCAGAACATCACTCTGACCCAAACCAGTGGTTCTCAGGTGCAGAGAACAAACAGTGATGCCATCAGCACAATACCCATCCAGTTcgttttaaaag TGGATGCTGCAGCACCGTCCTGCACAGAAGGTCAATATCTGCCCAGATTCCTGAGTCCAACTCCAAACAACAGAGCTCAGCTCTACACACCAGCCAGTCAGATACTGGTGATCACCATCAGCTCACAGGCAACTCAAGCCAC ATCAACTGAGCTCCTGTACAGCGGGCCGCACAACGTAACTAAGAGTTCATTGGGATCAGGAAGCTTCACTCTGACGTGGAAACCATCTGTGGCCGAAGATGGAGAAAGTCACCCCATCTGTTTTATTGTCCAGGCAAC TGTCTCCAGTTCTCGGTATCAGTCTGAGCTTCGCTGTGTCATTGTAACCGTTGGAAACA GTCCATCAGCAACTGTAGCTATACCTATAGCAACTACAACTACCCAATCACCAACTACAACTACCCAATCACCAACTACAACTACCCAATCACCAACTACAACTACCCAATCCCCAACTACTACAACCGAATCCCCAACTACTACAACCCAATCCCCAACTACTACAACCCAATCCCCAACTACAACTACCCAatcaccaactactacaaccgaATCCCCAACTACAACAACCGAATCCCCAACTACTACAACCGAATCCCCAACTACTACAACCCAATCCCCAACTACAACTACCCAATCCCCAACTACTACAACCCAATCCCCAACTACAACTACCCAATCCCCAACTACAACTACCCAATCACCAACTACAACTACCCAATCACCAACTACAACTACCCAATCACCAACTACAACTACCCAATccccaactactacaaccaaaTCCCCAACTACAACTACCCAATCCCCAACTACAACTACCCAatcaccaactactacaaccgaATCCCCAACTACAACAACCGAATCCCCAACTACTACAACCGAATCCCCAACTACTACAACCCAATCCCCAACTACAACTACCCAATCCCCAACTACTACAACCCAATCCCCAACTACAACTACCCAATCCCCAACTACAACTACCCAatcaccaactactacaacccaATCCCCAACTACAACTACCCAatcaccaactactacaacccaATCCCCAACTACAACTACCCAATCACCAACTACAACTACCCAatcaccaactactacaacccaATCCCCAACTACTACAACCCAATCCCCAACTACTACAACCCAACTCCCAACTATGACAACCCAACTCCCAACTACTACAACCCAACTCCCAACTACAACTACCCCAACACCTACTACAACAACCCAGgatccaactacaacaacaaaacccCCAACTACGATTACAGCTAAAGCAACACCCCCACCTACAAATTCAACACCTGCTTCAGGGCCGT ATTATGTTGTGGCTCTGAATGGCAAGATCTCCACCAGTTTGTCACTGGAAAATGATCATGAGACCATTGTGAAACAG ATTAAAGATGAACTGGTCAGACGAGGACTGCCACCAACAATGATTGTTCGTCTTCTCAGGGTCGTGGCAACAAGTCGCTAA
- the LOC111610790 gene encoding uncharacterized protein LOC111610790 isoform X2, whose amino-acid sequence MEASEKETEYTEDLPVNEEEEPPCSVRQKKPTEKMRAYQEEEAHKKEKRLIKVYDQWKRVPSNCQRNINLLTFDPDGDHVQCRHGSGSDECSTCTPPSVLSLSSSCSLSFSPTNSSDEGSYAVQLVMEDFPSQTINMTDYTGSTVSINSSSSMSRIPVQFVFKVDPAAPSCTAGEYLPRFLPPTPEHGAQFFINVNEMIEINIRAEATQSVITELLFSGPFNMIKNSSGSGNFTLRWTPSDSQNDDNESHPICFVVQATASSSIYQSELRCVIVRVGNIPFIATPSPPKTSRLTVLKLKISTTLSLKDNKDKIEKAIKDELIRRGLPPDIKVRLLSDGSVKVNN is encoded by the exons ATGGAAGCATCTGAAAAGGAAACAGAGTACACAGAGGACCTACCTGTCAACGAGGAAGAGGAGCCTCCATGCTCTGTTCGTCAAAAGAAGCCCACAGAAAAAATGCGAGCATATCAGGAGGAGGAGGcccacaaaaaggaaaaacgtCTAATCAAAGTTTATGATCAATGGAAAAG agTTCCCTCAAACTGTCAGAGAAATATCAActtgttgacctttgaccctgatgGAGACCATGTTCAATGCAGACATGGATCAGGTTCCGATGAGTGCTCCACCTGCACACCTCCGTCTGTCCTCAGTCTCTCATCG TCTTGTTCTCTATCATTCAGTCCAACCAACAGCAGTGATGAAGGTTCATATGCAGTTCAGCTGGTGATGGAGGATTTTCCCAGTCAGACCATCAATATGACTGATTACACTGGTTCAACAGTGTCGATAAACTCCAGCAGTTCTATGAGCAGAATCCCTGTCCAGTTTGTTTTCAAAG TGGATCCTGCAGCTCCGTCCTGCACAGCAGGTGAATATCTGCCCAGGTTTCTGCCTCCAACTCCTGAACATGGAGCTCAGTTCTTCATAAACGTTAATGAGATGATAGAAATCAACATCAGAGCAGAGGCGACTCAGTCTGT GATCACTGAGCTCCTGTTCAGCGGACCGTTCAACATGATCAAGAATTCATCTGGTTCAGGAAATTTCACCCTGAGATGGACGCCGTCTGACAGTCAAAATGATGATAATGAAAGCCATCCCATCTGTTTTGTTGTCCAGGCAAC TGCCTCCAGTTCTATCTACCAGTCTGAGCTTCGATGTGTCATTGTGAGGGTTGGAAACA TACCTTTCATAGCAACTCCAAGTCCTCCTAAAACAT CTCGTCTTACGGTTCTGAAGCTGAAGATCTCGACTACGCTATCACTGAAAgacaataaagataaaattgAGAAAGCG attAAAGATGAACTGATCAGACGAGGGCTGCCTCCAGACATAAAGGTCCGCCTGCTGAGCGACGGTTCAGTGAAGGTTAATAACTAA